In the Sinorhizobium arboris LMG 14919 genome, one interval contains:
- a CDS encoding dihydrodipicolinate synthase family protein: MTRIFLPHRDGSLEEYRLRGAPIVRPSAPPTFNRIAYAAAHVVSDPVRDGDPWGNPAIDWEATMAFRHHLWGLGFRIAEAMDTAQRGMGLTWPAAQELIRRSLREARSVSGADIACGAGTDHLPPTEARSIDDVVAAYEEQIGFVEAEGGRAIMMASRALARVARSPDDYRRVYGRILSQTRDKVVLHWLGDMFDPQLKGYWGSENFSQALETVLAIIGENSAKIEGIKISLLDNAKELALRSRLPENVLCFTGDDFNYAELIEGDGEKYSHALLGIFDAVAPSASKALAALAGGDLATFRGVIEPTVPLSRKIFEAPTQYYKAGVVFLAWLNGHQRHFTLPAGLQSARGLLHYAEIFRLADQANVLDKPELAAARMRNLLSVLGVEQA, translated from the coding sequence ATGACCCGCATTTTTCTGCCGCACCGCGACGGTTCGCTCGAAGAATACCGGCTTCGGGGAGCACCCATCGTCCGGCCCAGCGCGCCCCCAACTTTCAATCGCATCGCCTATGCGGCTGCCCATGTCGTTTCCGATCCGGTTCGCGACGGCGACCCTTGGGGAAATCCGGCGATCGACTGGGAGGCGACGATGGCCTTCCGCCATCACCTTTGGGGGCTGGGTTTCAGGATCGCCGAAGCGATGGACACCGCTCAGCGCGGCATGGGGCTTACATGGCCGGCGGCGCAGGAACTGATCCGGCGCTCGCTCCGCGAGGCGCGAAGCGTTTCCGGCGCGGATATCGCCTGCGGTGCAGGCACGGACCATCTTCCGCCCACCGAAGCGCGCTCCATCGACGACGTCGTTGCCGCCTATGAAGAGCAGATCGGTTTCGTCGAGGCCGAAGGCGGTCGCGCGATCATGATGGCCAGCCGGGCGCTTGCCCGCGTGGCACGTTCCCCCGACGACTACCGGCGCGTCTATGGCCGCATCCTGTCCCAGACCAGGGACAAGGTCGTGCTTCACTGGCTGGGCGACATGTTCGACCCACAGCTTAAGGGCTATTGGGGTTCGGAGAACTTCTCCCAAGCGCTGGAGACCGTGCTGGCCATCATCGGCGAGAACAGCGCCAAGATCGAAGGCATCAAGATTTCCCTGCTCGACAACGCCAAGGAACTGGCGCTTCGCAGCCGCTTGCCGGAAAACGTGCTCTGCTTCACTGGCGACGACTTCAACTATGCGGAACTGATCGAGGGCGATGGCGAGAAATACAGCCACGCACTGCTTGGCATCTTCGATGCCGTCGCGCCATCGGCATCGAAGGCGCTCGCGGCCCTAGCCGGGGGCGATCTTGCGACCTTTCGCGGCGTCATCGAGCCGACCGTGCCGCTCTCGCGCAAGATCTTCGAAGCGCCGACGCAATACTACAAGGCCGGCGTCGTCTTCCTGGCCTGGCTGAATGGCCATCAGCGGCATTTCACCCTGCCGGCCGGCCTGCAATCGGCCCGCGGATTGCTCCATTATGCCGAGATCTTCCGCCTGGCGGATCAGGCCAATGTGCTCGACAAGCCGGAACTCGCGGCGGCACGCATGCGCAATCTGCTGTCCGTCCTGGGGGTGGAGCAGGCGTAG
- a CDS encoding M3 family metallopeptidase, with protein MTDSASLNPALVDWTGHEGLPRFEAIMDEDFAPAFDAALASHEAEIEAIANNPEDPTFDNTVVALEIAGDELSRVSALFWSKAGAHTNEVIQALEREIAPKMSRHYSKIGTNPALFGRIDALWEKRGELGLDVEALRVLERHWKSFVKAGAKLEKPGQERLAAINEKLAGLGARFGQNVLADEKDWALMLSSEEDLTGIPDFLRDAMAAAARERGEEDKYAVTLSRSIIEPFLTFSERRELREQAFRAWTARGENGGETDNRGIIAETLALRAEKAKLLGYENYAALKLDNTMAKTPEAVNGLLMQVWEKAVARAREEEADLATLIAEEGRNHEVMPWDWRHYAEKLRSLKFSFSESDLKPYLQLEKIIGACFAVAQRLFGITATEKKGIPAYHPDVRVFEIRDASGGLTALFLGDYFARSSKRSGAWMSSFQSQHRLKLKNGAIGEIPIVYNVCNFAKPAEGKPALLSIDDARTLFHEFGHALHGMLSNVTYPSVSGTGVSRDFVELPSQLYEHWLTVPEILRKYAVHYRTGEPMPQELLDKVLAARTFNSGFATVEFTASALVDMAYHTAEAVGDPMALEAATLEKIGLPKSIVMRHRSPHFLHVFSGDGYSAGYYSYMWSEVLDADAFAAFEDTGDPFDPAMAAKLKDNIYSVGGSLDPEDAYRAFRGKLPSPDAMLAKKGLAA; from the coding sequence ATGACCGACAGCGCTTCGCTCAATCCCGCCCTCGTCGACTGGACCGGACACGAGGGCCTGCCGCGGTTCGAGGCGATCATGGACGAGGATTTCGCGCCTGCCTTCGATGCGGCACTGGCGAGCCACGAGGCGGAGATCGAGGCCATTGCAAACAATCCGGAGGATCCCACCTTCGATAACACGGTCGTCGCGCTGGAAATCGCCGGCGATGAACTTTCGCGCGTCTCCGCTCTCTTCTGGAGCAAGGCGGGTGCCCACACGAACGAGGTGATCCAGGCGCTGGAGCGCGAGATCGCGCCCAAAATGTCGCGTCATTATTCGAAGATCGGCACCAACCCGGCGCTCTTCGGCCGCATCGACGCACTGTGGGAGAAACGGGGAGAGCTCGGCCTCGACGTCGAGGCCCTGCGCGTTCTGGAGCGGCACTGGAAGAGCTTCGTGAAAGCGGGCGCCAAGCTTGAAAAGCCCGGGCAGGAGCGCCTCGCGGCGATCAACGAGAAGCTCGCCGGCCTCGGCGCCAGGTTCGGGCAGAACGTCCTGGCGGACGAGAAGGACTGGGCGCTCATGCTGTCGAGCGAAGAGGACCTGACCGGGATTCCGGATTTCCTGAGAGATGCGATGGCGGCGGCCGCGCGTGAGCGCGGCGAAGAAGACAAATATGCGGTCACGTTGTCGCGCTCGATCATCGAGCCGTTCCTGACCTTCTCGGAAAGACGGGAACTGCGCGAACAGGCTTTCAGGGCATGGACGGCGCGGGGGGAAAATGGCGGCGAGACCGACAATCGCGGCATCATCGCCGAAACGCTCGCTCTCCGGGCGGAGAAGGCGAAACTGCTCGGCTATGAAAATTACGCGGCGCTGAAGCTCGACAACACCATGGCGAAGACGCCCGAAGCCGTGAACGGCCTGCTGATGCAGGTGTGGGAAAAGGCGGTGGCGCGGGCTCGCGAAGAGGAGGCGGACCTCGCAACGCTCATTGCCGAAGAGGGCCGCAATCACGAGGTCATGCCTTGGGACTGGCGCCACTATGCGGAGAAACTCAGGTCGCTGAAATTCAGCTTCTCGGAAAGCGACCTGAAGCCCTATCTGCAGCTGGAGAAGATCATCGGCGCCTGCTTCGCCGTTGCCCAGCGCCTCTTCGGCATCACGGCGACCGAGAAGAAAGGCATTCCCGCCTATCACCCGGACGTCCGCGTCTTCGAGATCCGTGATGCCTCCGGCGGGCTTACGGCCCTTTTCCTCGGCGATTATTTCGCGCGCTCCTCGAAACGCTCCGGCGCCTGGATGAGCTCCTTTCAGTCGCAGCACAGGCTGAAGCTCAAGAACGGCGCGATTGGCGAAATCCCGATCGTGTACAATGTCTGCAACTTCGCGAAGCCCGCCGAGGGCAAGCCGGCGCTACTCTCGATCGACGACGCCCGCACGCTCTTCCACGAATTCGGCCATGCGCTGCACGGCATGCTTTCGAATGTCACCTATCCGTCCGTGTCGGGTACGGGCGTCTCGCGCGATTTCGTGGAGTTGCCGTCGCAGCTCTACGAGCATTGGCTGACAGTACCGGAGATTCTCAGGAAATATGCGGTGCACTACAGGACCGGCGAGCCGATGCCGCAGGAGCTGCTCGACAAAGTTCTGGCGGCGCGGACGTTCAATTCCGGCTTTGCGACGGTCGAGTTTACCGCCTCGGCGCTCGTCGACATGGCCTATCACACGGCAGAAGCGGTCGGCGATCCGATGGCGCTCGAAGCGGCGACGCTCGAAAAGATCGGACTGCCGAAGTCGATCGTCATGCGCCACCGCAGCCCGCATTTTCTTCACGTCTTCTCCGGCGACGGCTACTCGGCCGGCTACTATTCCTACATGTGGTCGGAGGTGCTCGACGCCGATGCATTCGCGGCCTTCGAGGATACCGGCGATCCCTTCGACCCGGCGATGGCGGCCAAACTGAAGGACAATATCTATTCGGTCGGCGGCTCCCTCGATCCGGAAGACGCCTACAGGGCTTTCCGCGGCAAGCTGCCGAGCCCGGACGCGATGCTGGCCAAGAAAGGGCTGGCGGCTTAG
- a CDS encoding LacI family DNA-binding transcriptional regulator, which produces MGKERVTVVDIARAAGVSKSTVSLVLQGSPLVNESTRAKVNAAIRELGYVYNRSAANLRQARSKIIGIVVNDLTNSFFAELAVGVDEVVQSAGFVQFLANTGEKLARQREVIASMREHGVSGLIISPARGTEAADLAPLGAAGIPVVLVVRDIAGAGVSSLTSDNHAGAVAAVRHLVERGHRRVAFLGGFADTAVFEARMRGYRDALREAGLEVCDDLIIGSAPSRAGGVTAIEQAMMLKERPTAALCFNDAVAFGVCDGLRARRLEPGEDFAVIGFDDVIEAKTAVPALTTVSVDPQGMGERAAELLLKQINRGRVEPEAIVSPVRLAIRQSCGAAAGRRVKEVSS; this is translated from the coding sequence ATGGGGAAGGAGCGGGTGACGGTTGTCGACATTGCGCGCGCCGCCGGCGTGTCGAAGTCGACCGTGTCGCTCGTGCTGCAGGGGAGTCCGCTCGTCAATGAATCGACGCGCGCGAAGGTCAATGCAGCGATCCGCGAGCTCGGCTATGTGTATAATCGCAGTGCCGCCAATCTGCGTCAGGCCAGATCGAAGATCATCGGGATTGTCGTCAACGATCTCACGAACAGCTTCTTTGCGGAGCTTGCAGTCGGCGTCGACGAGGTCGTCCAGTCTGCCGGTTTCGTGCAGTTCCTCGCCAATACCGGCGAGAAGCTTGCGCGCCAACGCGAGGTCATCGCCTCGATGCGCGAACACGGGGTATCGGGTCTCATCATATCGCCGGCGCGTGGAACGGAAGCCGCCGATCTCGCGCCGCTCGGTGCTGCCGGCATTCCGGTCGTGCTCGTCGTGCGCGACATCGCAGGCGCCGGCGTATCCTCCTTGACTTCGGACAATCACGCCGGCGCCGTTGCCGCCGTGCGTCATCTGGTCGAGCGTGGCCATCGCCGCGTCGCCTTCCTCGGAGGCTTCGCCGACACTGCGGTCTTCGAAGCGCGCATGCGCGGCTATCGCGACGCCCTTCGGGAGGCTGGCCTCGAGGTCTGCGACGACCTGATCATCGGTTCGGCGCCCTCGCGCGCCGGCGGCGTGACGGCGATCGAGCAGGCAATGATGCTGAAGGAGCGACCGACCGCGGCGCTTTGTTTCAACGATGCCGTCGCTTTCGGTGTATGCGACGGATTGCGCGCGCGCCGGCTGGAGCCAGGCGAGGATTTCGCGGTGATCGGCTTCGACGACGTGATCGAGGCGAAGACCGCGGTGCCGGCGCTGACCACGGTTTCCGTCGACCCGCAGGGCATGGGTGAGCGGGCGGCGGAACTGCTCTTGAAACAGATCAATCGCGGCCGTGTCGAGCCGGAGGCGATCGTCAGCCCGGTCCGGCTCGCCATTCGCCAGAGCTGCGGTGCTGCCGCCGGACGCAGGGTGAAGGAGGTTTCGTCATGA
- a CDS encoding LysE family translocator, producing MSETLLVGAFLAALSYTLIPGPAFLALLGIGAGQGRRAGALFMGGHLAGDILWSTLALVAIVGARSIGTELFDVLGLLCGAYLAWIGWTALTARPRGDKKGLLIVERPLRRGLVFGLTNPKGYPVALATFTALLAGSANALEFTALPMLLAVSLIGFLVADVILIAIIGASVVRRFYRRHELTIVRLSGLLFIGFAAQAVWHAAPGLFGLRKS from the coding sequence ATGTCCGAAACGCTTCTTGTCGGCGCCTTTCTCGCAGCGCTTTCCTATACGCTGATCCCCGGTCCCGCCTTCCTGGCGCTTCTGGGCATCGGCGCAGGCCAGGGCCGAAGGGCCGGCGCGCTCTTCATGGGCGGTCATCTCGCCGGCGATATTCTCTGGTCGACATTGGCGCTCGTCGCCATCGTCGGTGCCCGGTCGATCGGCACGGAACTCTTCGACGTTCTCGGCCTCCTTTGCGGAGCCTATCTCGCCTGGATCGGCTGGACTGCGCTTACCGCCCGCCCCAGGGGCGACAAAAAGGGGCTGTTGATCGTGGAGCGGCCGCTCAGGCGTGGACTTGTCTTCGGCCTCACCAATCCGAAGGGCTATCCGGTCGCGCTCGCGACCTTCACGGCGCTTCTTGCGGGCTCCGCCAATGCGCTGGAATTCACGGCGTTGCCGATGCTGCTTGCCGTGTCGCTGATCGGCTTCCTGGTAGCCGACGTCATCCTTATAGCGATCATCGGCGCTTCCGTTGTGCGCCGTTTCTATCGCCGCCACGAGTTGACGATCGTCCGGCTCTCGGGATTGCTCTTCATCGGCTTCGCAGCGCAGGCGGTCTGGCACGCGGCGCCCGGCCTTTTCGGCCTGCGCAAATCTTGA
- the leuB gene encoding 3-isopropylmalate dehydrogenase: MTVRNLFLLPGDGIGPEAMAEVRKIIAYMNAERDAGFVTDEGLVGGSAYDAHGAAISEEDMAKALAADAVLFGAVGGPKWDAVPYEVRPEAGLLRLRKDLELFANLRPAICYPALANASSLKPELVEGLDILIVRELTGGVYFGEPKEIVDLGNGQKRGIDTQVYDTYEIERIAGVAFELARTRNNRVCSMEKRNVMKSGVLWNQVVTETHKAKYSDVQLEHMLADAGGMQLVRQPKQFDVIVTDNLFGDMLSDVAAMLTGSLGMLPSASLGAPDAKTGKRKALYEPVHGSAPDIAGKGIANPIAMIASFAMCLRYSFNLVKEADSLEKAIANVLDQGIRTGDIMAEGCRKVGTAEMGDAILAEFKSLSA, from the coding sequence ATGACTGTGCGCAATCTCTTCCTTCTGCCCGGCGACGGCATCGGCCCGGAAGCCATGGCGGAAGTCCGCAAAATCATCGCCTACATGAATGCCGAGCGCGACGCCGGCTTCGTGACGGACGAGGGGCTTGTAGGCGGGTCCGCCTATGACGCCCATGGCGCGGCGATCTCCGAAGAGGATATGGCGAAAGCGCTTGCCGCCGATGCGGTGCTCTTCGGCGCGGTGGGCGGACCGAAATGGGATGCGGTGCCCTACGAGGTGCGGCCGGAAGCCGGCCTCCTGCGCCTGCGCAAGGACCTCGAGCTATTTGCCAACCTGCGCCCGGCCATCTGCTACCCGGCGCTTGCCAACGCATCGTCGCTGAAGCCCGAGCTGGTCGAGGGTCTCGACATTCTCATAGTGCGCGAGCTGACGGGGGGCGTCTATTTCGGCGAACCGAAGGAAATCGTCGACCTCGGCAACGGCCAGAAGCGCGGTATCGACACGCAGGTCTACGACACCTACGAGATCGAGCGCATCGCCGGCGTCGCTTTCGAACTCGCCCGCACCCGTAACAATCGCGTCTGCTCGATGGAAAAGCGTAACGTGATGAAGTCGGGCGTGCTCTGGAACCAGGTCGTGACCGAGACGCACAAGGCGAAATATTCCGACGTCCAGCTCGAGCACATGCTTGCGGACGCCGGCGGCATGCAGCTCGTGCGGCAGCCGAAGCAGTTCGACGTCATCGTCACCGACAACCTTTTCGGCGACATGCTGTCAGACGTCGCCGCCATGCTGACCGGCTCGCTCGGCATGCTGCCCTCCGCCTCGCTCGGTGCGCCCGATGCCAAGACCGGCAAGCGCAAGGCGCTCTACGAGCCGGTGCACGGCTCGGCGCCCGACATCGCCGGCAAGGGCATCGCCAACCCGATCGCCATGATCGCTTCCTTCGCCATGTGCCTGCGCTACTCCTTCAACCTCGTGAAGGAAGCGGACAGTCTGGAGAAGGCGATCGCCAACGTGCTCGATCAGGGCATCCGCACCGGCGACATCATGGCGGAAGGCTGCCGGAAGGTCGGTACCGCCGAGATGGGCGACGCGATCCTCGCCGAGTTCAAGAGCCTCTCGGCCTGA
- a CDS encoding acyl CoA:acetate/3-ketoacid CoA transferase, protein MRMTTTKHVSPAEAAGLIPDGAVVSVSSSSGLGCPDLMLKAIGEHFEATGHPRDLTTLHPIAAGDMSGIKGVDYIARKGLLKKIVGGSYPSGPSSAEPPLIWQMIGANEVAAYNIPSGILFDMHREAAAKRPGVMTKVGLDTFVDPSREGCAMNASAAAEPVVKKISFEGEDWLYFKAIAPEVAIIRATTADERGNLTYEHEGAYLGGLDQALAARNNGGIVIAQVKRIAKEGSLKPHDVRVPGVLVDYVVVDTDQKQTTQTLYDPAISGEIFRPLDSFRLPEFNVQKVIARRVAQELEAGSAVNLGFGISANVPRILIEEGLHGAVTWVIEQGAVGGVPLLDFAFGCASNADAFMPSPYQFTYFQGAGFDASLLSFLEIDRTGSVNVSKLSFRPHVTAGAGGFVDITARAKKIVFSGMFNAGAKLAVADGRLIIEKEGKLKKLVREVEHVTFSGRRAVEQGQDITYVTERCVMKLTPEGVVLTEIAPGVDLETHVLGQSDFPLIVSEELKTMDAALFGEKSIGLKLPAKAPRRLTGGADV, encoded by the coding sequence ATGCGCATGACGACGACCAAGCATGTTTCCCCGGCTGAAGCGGCCGGCCTGATTCCGGACGGAGCGGTCGTCTCGGTCTCGTCCTCCAGCGGTCTCGGTTGTCCGGACCTGATGCTGAAGGCGATCGGCGAACACTTTGAGGCGACCGGCCATCCGCGCGATCTGACGACACTGCATCCGATCGCCGCCGGCGACATGAGCGGCATCAAGGGAGTCGACTACATCGCCCGGAAGGGTCTTCTGAAGAAGATCGTCGGCGGCTCCTATCCTTCAGGACCGTCGAGCGCCGAGCCGCCGCTGATCTGGCAGATGATCGGAGCGAACGAGGTGGCGGCCTATAATATTCCCTCCGGCATTCTCTTCGACATGCATCGCGAGGCGGCGGCCAAGCGTCCGGGCGTGATGACAAAGGTCGGGCTCGACACCTTTGTCGACCCGTCGCGCGAAGGCTGCGCGATGAATGCGTCCGCCGCCGCCGAACCGGTCGTGAAGAAGATCTCCTTCGAGGGCGAGGACTGGCTCTATTTCAAGGCGATCGCGCCTGAGGTGGCGATCATCCGTGCGACGACAGCCGATGAGCGCGGCAATCTCACCTATGAACACGAGGGCGCCTATCTCGGCGGCCTCGACCAGGCGCTTGCGGCCCGCAACAATGGCGGCATCGTCATCGCCCAGGTGAAACGGATAGCCAAGGAAGGCTCGTTGAAACCCCATGATGTGCGCGTGCCCGGCGTCCTGGTCGATTATGTCGTCGTGGACACCGATCAGAAGCAGACGACGCAGACGCTCTACGATCCCGCCATTTCCGGCGAGATTTTCCGACCGCTCGACAGTTTCCGACTGCCGGAATTCAATGTCCAGAAGGTGATCGCGCGCCGCGTCGCCCAGGAGCTCGAGGCGGGCAGTGCGGTCAATCTCGGTTTCGGCATTTCCGCCAACGTACCGCGCATCCTCATCGAAGAGGGTCTGCACGGCGCAGTGACCTGGGTCATCGAGCAGGGTGCCGTCGGCGGTGTGCCGCTCCTCGATTTCGCCTTCGGCTGCGCCTCGAATGCGGACGCCTTCATGCCGTCTCCGTACCAGTTCACCTATTTCCAGGGTGCAGGCTTCGATGCCTCGCTGCTCTCCTTCCTCGAAATCGACCGCACCGGCTCCGTCAACGTCTCGAAGCTCAGCTTCCGCCCACATGTGACGGCGGGGGCGGGCGGCTTCGTCGACATAACCGCAAGGGCGAAGAAGATAGTCTTCTCCGGCATGTTCAATGCGGGCGCGAAGCTGGCGGTCGCCGATGGCCGGCTGATCATCGAGAAGGAAGGCAAGCTGAAGAAGCTCGTCCGCGAAGTCGAACACGTCACCTTCTCCGGCCGCCGGGCCGTCGAACAGGGGCAGGACATTACCTACGTCACCGAGCGCTGCGTCATGAAACTGACGCCGGAGGGCGTCGTGCTCACTGAAATCGCCCCCGGCGTCGACCTCGAAACGCATGTCCTCGGTCAGTCGGACTTTCCGCTGATCGTCTCCGAGGAGCTGAAGACGATGGATGCGGCACTGTTCGGCGAGAAGTCGATCGGTCTGAAGCTGCCCGCCAAGGCTCCGCGCCGGCTCACGGGAGGCGCCGATGTCTGA
- a CDS encoding 1,5-anhydro-D-fructose reductase, with protein MIRWGLIGASTIAHEWVIGAIRAAGGEVVSLMSSSAERGEAYSAENGIGKAVTSVDELVGDPDVDAVYISTTNELHHDQALAAIRAGKHVLCEKPLAMNLNDGCEMVLKACEAGVVLGTNHHLRNAATHRAMREAIAAGRIGRPIAARVFHAVYLPPHLQGWRLDKPEAGGGVILDITVHDADTLRFVLNDDPIEAVAISHSAGMGKEGLEDGVMGVLRFRSGVIAQFHDAFTTKYAETGLEVHGTAGSLIGRNVMTQRPVGTVVLRNEEGESELPLDHRNLYETALEAFHAAIGGNGRPAASGEDGVWSLATGLAVVKAAATGAAAEIETGL; from the coding sequence ATGATTCGCTGGGGACTGATCGGTGCGAGCACGATCGCGCACGAATGGGTGATCGGCGCCATCCGCGCGGCAGGTGGCGAGGTCGTCTCGCTGATGAGCTCAAGCGCGGAGCGGGGGGAGGCCTATTCGGCGGAAAATGGCATCGGAAAGGCTGTGACGAGCGTCGACGAGCTTGTCGGTGATCCGGATGTGGACGCAGTCTATATCTCGACGACGAACGAACTTCACCACGACCAGGCGCTCGCGGCGATCCGCGCCGGCAAGCACGTTCTCTGCGAGAAGCCTCTGGCAATGAACCTCAATGACGGCTGCGAAATGGTGCTCAAGGCCTGCGAGGCCGGCGTCGTGCTCGGCACGAATCATCATTTGCGCAACGCCGCCACGCATCGGGCGATGCGGGAGGCGATTGCAGCGGGCCGGATCGGCCGGCCGATCGCGGCGCGGGTCTTCCATGCCGTCTATCTGCCGCCGCACCTCCAGGGCTGGCGGCTCGACAAACCGGAGGCGGGCGGCGGCGTCATTCTCGATATCACCGTGCACGACGCCGACACGCTGCGCTTTGTGCTGAACGACGATCCGATCGAGGCTGTCGCGATCAGCCACAGCGCCGGCATGGGCAAGGAAGGCCTCGAGGACGGGGTCATGGGCGTGCTCCGTTTCCGCTCCGGCGTCATCGCCCAGTTCCACGATGCCTTCACGACGAAATATGCCGAGACGGGTCTGGAAGTGCACGGAACCGCCGGGTCGCTGATCGGCCGCAACGTGATGACGCAGCGGCCTGTGGGCACAGTCGTGCTGCGCAACGAAGAGGGCGAGAGCGAATTGCCGCTCGATCACCGCAATCTCTACGAGACGGCGCTCGAGGCTTTCCATGCCGCGATCGGGGGCAATGGCCGTCCGGCGGCGAGCGGGGAGGATGGCGTCTGGTCGCTCGCCACGGGCCTCGCTGTGGTCAAGGCGGCGGCTACCGGCGCGGCCGCCGAGATCGAAACGGGATTGTGA